One genomic region from Roseobacter denitrificans OCh 114 encodes:
- a CDS encoding NAD-dependent epimerase/dehydratase family protein, with the protein MKTALITGSAGFVGYFTAHALLRQGWRVIGLDALSDYYDVTLKARRHAMLEEMPGFTPVIGRLETPGLLQQLFAAHEPRLVIHLAAQAGVRYSIDNPASYVQANLVGTAELLEAVRAHPPAHTLLASTSSVYGANTEMPYTETHKADTQMSFYAATKKATEAMAHSYAHLYALPITMFRFFTVYGPWGRPDMAHFKFTKAILNGDPIEVYNHGNQQRDFTYIDDLVAGIIALADAIPDPKAPVPGDSLSPVAPFRVVNIGNGTPVKLMDYIAAIEAACGRTAEKIFLDAQPGDVPATWADTSLLEALTGPRPTTDVHTGLQHFVDWYRSYYRV; encoded by the coding sequence ATCAAAACCGCATTGATCACAGGCTCTGCCGGGTTTGTCGGCTATTTCACCGCCCATGCGCTGTTGCGGCAGGGCTGGCGGGTGATCGGGTTGGATGCGCTGAGCGATTATTATGACGTCACGCTCAAGGCCCGCCGACATGCGATGCTGGAAGAGATGCCCGGCTTCACCCCCGTCATCGGTCGCCTTGAGACACCGGGGCTGTTGCAACAACTCTTTGCGGCGCATGAACCCCGGCTTGTCATCCATCTCGCAGCCCAAGCCGGCGTGCGCTATTCGATCGACAATCCCGCATCCTATGTGCAGGCAAACCTTGTGGGCACCGCGGAATTGCTGGAGGCGGTGCGCGCGCATCCCCCCGCCCATACGCTGCTGGCCTCGACCTCCTCGGTCTACGGCGCCAATACCGAAATGCCCTATACAGAGACACATAAGGCCGACACACAGATGTCGTTCTATGCCGCCACCAAGAAGGCAACCGAGGCGATGGCACACTCCTATGCGCATCTTTACGCACTGCCGATCACCATGTTCCGGTTCTTTACCGTCTACGGTCCCTGGGGGCGTCCCGACATGGCGCATTTCAAATTCACCAAGGCAATCCTGAACGGTGATCCCATCGAGGTTTACAACCACGGCAACCAGCAGCGGGACTTTACCTATATCGACGATCTGGTGGCGGGGATCATAGCACTTGCCGATGCCATCCCGGACCCGAAGGCTCCGGTGCCGGGCGACAGCCTCTCTCCGGTCGCCCCCTTTCGCGTGGTCAATATCGGCAACGGCACGCCCGTCAAGCTGATGGACTACATCGCCGCGATTGAAGCCGCCTGCGGGCGCACCGCCGAAAAGATATTCCTGGACGCCCAACCCGGCGACGTACCCGCCACCTGGGCGGACACCTCCCTGCTGGAGGCCCTCACCGGCCCCCGCCCCACCACAGATGTCCACACAGGGCTGCAACATTTCGTCGACTGGTACCGCAGCTATTATCGCGTGTGA
- a CDS encoding tetratricopeptide repeat protein — protein MEGDLDTAIARLNAQANRTDAALALAALQAAAGVVPDAAPSSPTASFFTALNPAANDDRRAALNAAEGFEQGFTAAGLDAVPQGSPDLALGVVFRLWGFHGAALERLVAASNDDPENPLAAYFVAVAHLKLGQNAQAEAALAKARTAAPSFFAANIAAAELRIRAGAPQEALAMLKAAVAVREDPGALMRIGLIEESFGDDDTARAAYERFVAVQPGSYIGYNQLAWHLARRGIELDRAQELAERANTLQPENASVLDTLGWIAFLRGDGAGAIERLRAAHEISQGDIPIISFHLAQAELKYGETPRGIALLQDLTAAGPAAYPFSQEATDILAKALQ, from the coding sequence ATGGAAGGGGATCTGGATACCGCCATCGCGCGTCTGAACGCACAGGCAAACCGAACGGATGCCGCACTGGCGCTGGCCGCGTTGCAGGCCGCGGCGGGCGTGGTGCCTGACGCTGCGCCATCCTCGCCTACAGCATCGTTTTTCACGGCCCTCAACCCGGCCGCCAATGATGACCGGCGCGCGGCATTGAACGCCGCCGAGGGGTTTGAACAGGGCTTTACCGCCGCCGGTCTTGATGCCGTGCCACAGGGCAGCCCCGATCTCGCGCTTGGCGTGGTTTTCAGACTGTGGGGGTTTCATGGCGCAGCACTTGAGCGGCTGGTGGCCGCATCAAACGACGATCCCGAAAACCCGCTTGCCGCCTATTTCGTGGCGGTCGCGCATCTGAAGCTCGGGCAGAACGCCCAGGCCGAAGCGGCATTGGCCAAGGCCAGAACCGCAGCACCGTCGTTTTTCGCCGCCAATATCGCAGCGGCTGAACTGCGTATCCGGGCAGGTGCGCCGCAAGAGGCACTGGCGATGCTGAAAGCCGCAGTGGCGGTGCGTGAAGACCCCGGCGCGCTGATGCGCATCGGCTTGATCGAAGAGAGCTTTGGCGATGACGACACCGCCCGTGCAGCCTACGAACGATTTGTCGCCGTACAGCCCGGCAGCTACATCGGGTACAACCAACTGGCCTGGCATCTGGCGCGACGGGGGATCGAGCTTGATCGTGCGCAGGAGCTGGCGGAACGTGCAAATACCCTGCAACCCGAAAACGCCAGCGTGCTGGATACGCTGGGATGGATCGCCTTCTTGCGTGGGGATGGCGCGGGGGCCATCGAAAGGCTGCGCGCCGCACATGAGATATCCCAAGGCGACATTCCGATCATCAGCTTTCACCTTGCGCAGGCAGAACTGAAATATGGCGAAACCCCGCGCGGCATCGCCCTGTTGCAGGACCTGACAGCAGCGGGGCCTGCGGCCTACCCTTTTTCGCAGGAAGCCACGGATATCCTGGCCAAGGCCCTGCAATAA
- a CDS encoding acyltransferase family protein, with translation MDWIDIAKGIGIILVVLGHAGRGLSSAGLPDADEFLKLLDEAIYAFHMPMFFLLSGVTFGMRPPATVHPSLTLRTWRLFYALVIWTYAFLALRALAGDDANTPGAWGDLAQAPLPPFAHFWFLWALLVNTVVFAVLRLALRPVLHDLSFWLSALALAIALNFIITLPQQLTPWFAPALDYSLIFAVGGLIGASSLIRATPNLAVAMLGSTFFVAGLWLCVSFDLPISRIISGLGLTLCLILPLMTLSTYYGKSGWAQAIAFLGMISLAIYVMHTMFSAGLRILLLNAGIHDLSVHLILGLAIGILGPLLAYLAARRLKLLHIAGLA, from the coding sequence TTGGATTGGATCGATATCGCGAAAGGTATTGGTATTATACTCGTGGTCCTGGGGCACGCAGGCAGGGGCCTATCCAGCGCAGGCCTGCCGGACGCGGATGAGTTTCTCAAACTTCTGGATGAGGCCATCTATGCATTTCATATGCCAATGTTTTTCCTTCTCTCCGGTGTCACTTTCGGAATGCGTCCACCGGCCACGGTTCATCCATCCCTGACCCTGCGAACATGGCGGCTCTTTTATGCTCTCGTGATCTGGACTTACGCTTTTCTGGCGCTTCGAGCGTTGGCCGGGGACGATGCAAATACTCCTGGCGCATGGGGTGACCTTGCCCAAGCACCTCTGCCACCCTTTGCGCATTTCTGGTTTCTATGGGCGTTATTGGTGAACACGGTTGTATTTGCGGTCTTACGGCTAGCCCTGCGTCCTGTCCTGCACGACCTCTCTTTCTGGCTCTCAGCCTTAGCTTTGGCCATCGCCCTGAATTTTATAATCACCCTACCACAACAACTTACCCCCTGGTTCGCACCGGCACTGGATTATAGCCTGATCTTTGCGGTAGGCGGGCTGATCGGGGCTTCCTCTCTCATACGTGCAACGCCAAACTTGGCTGTTGCTATGTTGGGCAGCACATTCTTCGTAGCAGGTCTTTGGCTATGTGTTTCCTTCGACCTGCCGATCAGCCGTATCATCAGTGGGTTGGGTCTCACACTCTGCTTGATTTTGCCACTGATGACTTTATCCACTTATTACGGGAAGTCAGGCTGGGCGCAGGCGATTGCATTTCTTGGAATGATATCTTTGGCAATATACGTCATGCATACGATGTTTAGTGCAGGCCTGCGCATATTACTCCTGAATGCCGGGATTCATGATCTGAGTGTGCACCTCATTCTTGGGCTCGCTATTGGTATCCTCGGGCCTCTCCTGGCTTATCTGGCCGCACGCAGGCTAAAGCTATTGCACATAGCCGGACTGGCGTAA
- a CDS encoding ParB/RepB/Spo0J family partition protein: MAKRKRLSPATLTEAPLETKAALGWVGHGTRRPPIADVTGDAAEQSAFEEVAGELRRARTEGRMVLSLPLEAIDAAHMIRDRVVLDAEEMAVLKDSLRARGQQTPIEVLDLGQGRYGLISGWRRLTAVQALLQETGEDRFKTINALLRAPQDVGASYLAMVEENEIRADLSFYERARIAVQAARAGVFSDTHTAVQSLFSAARAPKRSKIMAFTHLVEKLDADLRFPAAIPEKVGLALVSALQADKRFGIHLTKALRAANPQDATAERKVLDAALKARTATPPEPGEQILPGVTLEEGRGRITLKGANVTPALLADLRLWLTQRER; encoded by the coding sequence ATGGCCAAGCGTAAACGTCTCAGCCCCGCCACCCTGACAGAGGCCCCGCTGGAAACGAAAGCCGCCCTGGGCTGGGTGGGGCATGGCACCAGACGCCCCCCGATTGCCGATGTCACGGGCGATGCCGCCGAACAATCCGCCTTTGAGGAGGTCGCAGGTGAATTGCGCCGCGCCCGTACCGAGGGGCGGATGGTGCTGTCCCTGCCGCTTGAGGCCATCGACGCTGCCCATATGATACGCGACCGCGTGGTTCTGGACGCAGAAGAGATGGCGGTGCTCAAGGACAGCCTGCGCGCCCGCGGCCAGCAAACGCCGATCGAGGTGCTTGATCTGGGGCAGGGGCGCTATGGGCTGATCTCGGGCTGGCGGCGCCTCACGGCAGTGCAGGCGCTTTTGCAGGAAACCGGCGAGGACCGTTTCAAGACGATCAATGCCCTGTTGCGCGCGCCACAGGATGTTGGTGCCTCTTATCTGGCGATGGTGGAGGAAAATGAAATTCGCGCGGACCTGAGCTTTTATGAACGGGCCCGCATCGCGGTGCAGGCGGCCCGCGCCGGCGTCTTTTCAGACACACATACGGCTGTACAGAGCCTGTTTTCCGCCGCGCGCGCACCGAAACGATCCAAGATCATGGCGTTCACGCATCTGGTGGAAAAGCTGGACGCAGATTTGCGGTTTCCCGCGGCTATCCCCGAAAAGGTTGGCCTCGCGCTGGTATCCGCACTGCAGGCAGACAAGCGCTTTGGCATCCACCTAACAAAAGCACTGCGCGCAGCCAATCCGCAGGACGCCACAGCCGAGCGTAAAGTGCTGGACGCAGCCCTGAAGGCGCGCACAGCAACACCGCCAGAACCAGGCGAGCAAATCCTGCCAGGCGTGACGCTGGAAGAGGGCAGGGGGCGGATTACCCTGAAGGGGGCCAATGTCACGCCTGCGTTGCTGGCTGACTTGCGGCTCTGGTTGACCCAAAGGGAACGCTGA
- a CDS encoding VPLPA-CTERM sorting domain-containing protein encodes MKFSTTLMAAVFALGSAVTAANAATVVSGNVCEGGVPPVAGVCPADHNLGDFGTNFSKVVLDLDGDTTIWGGVAHRDNSSSRALRFVDNWTMNLGSKVFKATFNWQVKYTRTNPNFDGQIVVGDTLSGNTIVGGNSYGFTTGPKDSPVRTSGSIDLGNLTGDGLLFSVDPIFGQFTTTADRRTHEVGTWDLRLTEIAPVPLPASALLLVAGLGGLGAMRRFSRKS; translated from the coding sequence ATGAAATTCTCAACGACTCTCATGGCCGCGGTCTTTGCGCTTGGGTCTGCTGTGACGGCAGCCAATGCAGCGACAGTGGTGTCGGGCAACGTGTGTGAGGGCGGTGTGCCACCTGTGGCCGGTGTCTGCCCTGCGGATCACAATCTGGGTGATTTCGGAACGAACTTCAGCAAGGTCGTGCTTGATCTTGACGGGGACACCACCATCTGGGGCGGCGTTGCGCACCGCGACAATAGCAGTTCGCGCGCACTGCGCTTTGTGGACAACTGGACGATGAACCTCGGCTCCAAAGTCTTCAAGGCCACGTTCAACTGGCAGGTCAAATACACACGGACAAACCCGAATTTCGACGGTCAGATCGTTGTGGGCGATACGCTATCGGGCAACACCATTGTCGGTGGCAACAGTTACGGATTCACGACGGGACCCAAGGACAGCCCGGTCAGAACCTCCGGATCCATTGATCTTGGCAATCTGACAGGCGACGGCCTGCTGTTTTCTGTGGACCCGATCTTTGGCCAGTTCACGACAACAGCCGACAGAAGAACGCATGAAGTTGGCACATGGGATCTGCGCCTGACAGAAATCGCTCCCGTGCCGCTGCCTGCTTCCGCGCTTCTGCTGGTGGCCGGTCTCGGTGGTCTGGGCGCGATGCGCCGCTTTAGCCGCAAGTCCTGA
- the xrtD gene encoding VPLPA-CTERM-specific exosortase XrtD: MSASDFQTSVRGGFAAFLNWGVFWLIVAVIGAGIFFADGIDALLEAWQLPEYSHGPLIPVLSAFLFLKQLKDYPINPDVYRNRWPGVALVTLSLVMAALGIMAGIGDIVAYALILWVGGVLLISWGWDTGKHFWPGVVHLVYMLPLPGVIYYKTTTYLQFVSSELGVWMLRLFDVPVFLDGNIIDLGIMKLHVAEACSGLRYMFPIMSFSYIFATLYKGPAWHKVFLLLAAVPIAIFMNSVRIAVAGVIVQYYGVEWLDGFTHFFEGWVIFLACIFILFGLAWLMLFLHPDRPTLVDALDLDTSGLGTQLGRLQYIQPSKALVSVSALMLAGVLALQAVPDRGSLAPERDSFALFPRTLGEWRQQGPRQMLSQSVASTLGADDYHQITLLKDDDPHSVGLFMAWYDDQSKGGVHSPEICLPGAGWEIAWLERSDITEVMGTDVPFKINRAIIQKGETRMMVYYWFQQKERRIAWDFAAKFWLMMDGITTGRTDGALIRLTTLMDPREDDAVAEARLREVLQEIQDPLKRFIPEG; encoded by the coding sequence ATGTCGGCTTCTGATTTTCAGACCTCGGTGCGGGGTGGTTTTGCGGCGTTCCTGAATTGGGGAGTGTTCTGGCTGATCGTGGCCGTGATCGGCGCCGGTATCTTTTTCGCCGACGGGATCGACGCCCTGCTGGAGGCCTGGCAACTGCCCGAATACAGCCACGGGCCCCTGATCCCGGTGCTGTCGGCATTTCTGTTTCTCAAACAGTTGAAAGACTACCCGATCAACCCGGATGTCTATCGCAACCGCTGGCCCGGTGTGGCGCTGGTGACGCTGTCGCTGGTGATGGCCGCCCTGGGGATCATGGCCGGTATCGGGGATATCGTGGCCTATGCGCTGATCCTCTGGGTCGGCGGCGTGCTGCTGATCAGTTGGGGTTGGGACACGGGCAAGCATTTCTGGCCCGGGGTCGTGCATCTGGTCTATATGCTGCCGCTGCCCGGTGTGATCTATTATAAAACAACAACTTACCTGCAGTTTGTTTCCTCCGAACTGGGCGTATGGATGCTGCGTCTGTTTGACGTGCCGGTGTTTCTGGACGGCAATATCATCGATCTGGGCATCATGAAGTTGCATGTGGCCGAGGCCTGCTCGGGGCTGCGCTACATGTTCCCGATCATGAGTTTTTCCTACATCTTCGCCACGCTCTATAAAGGGCCTGCATGGCACAAGGTCTTTTTGCTGCTGGCCGCCGTACCGATCGCGATTTTCATGAATTCGGTGCGCATCGCCGTGGCAGGTGTCATCGTGCAGTATTACGGGGTCGAATGGCTGGACGGCTTTACCCATTTCTTTGAGGGCTGGGTGATCTTTCTGGCCTGTATCTTTATTCTCTTCGGGCTGGCCTGGCTGATGCTGTTTCTGCATCCCGACCGCCCGACGTTGGTCGATGCGCTTGATCTGGATACCTCCGGTCTGGGCACACAGCTGGGGCGCCTTCAGTACATTCAGCCTTCCAAAGCGCTGGTGTCCGTCTCTGCGCTGATGCTGGCCGGTGTGCTGGCCTTGCAGGCGGTGCCGGATCGCGGCAGCCTCGCACCCGAGCGCGACAGCTTTGCGCTTTTCCCCCGCACCTTGGGCGAATGGCGCCAACAAGGCCCGCGCCAGATGTTGTCACAGAGCGTTGCAAGCACCCTGGGGGCAGATGATTACCACCAGATCACGCTGCTCAAAGACGATGATCCGCATAGCGTCGGTCTCTTCATGGCGTGGTACGATGACCAGAGCAAAGGCGGTGTGCACAGCCCCGAGATATGCCTGCCCGGCGCAGGCTGGGAAATCGCCTGGCTTGAGCGGAGCGATATCACCGAAGTCATGGGCACCGATGTGCCCTTCAAGATCAACCGCGCCATCATCCAGAAGGGTGAAACGCGCATGATGGTCTATTACTGGTTCCAGCAGAAAGAACGCCGCATCGCGTGGGATTTCGCCGCGAAATTCTGGCTGATGATGGATGGGATCACAACGGGCCGCACCGATGGCGCACTCATCCGCCTAACCACCCTGATGGACCCACGCGAAGACGACGCAGTGGCCGAAGCACGCCTGCGCGAGGTGCTGCAGGAGATACAAGATCCACTCAAACGGTTCATCCCCGAGGGCTGA
- a CDS encoding mannose-1-phosphate guanylyltransferase/mannose-6-phosphate isomerase has protein sequence MNTITPVLLCGGSGTRLWPLSRKSYPKQFANLLGDETLFQASARRLSGAAYAPPVVVTASDFRFIVTEQLHGVGIDPGAILIEPAGRNTAPAVLAAACHIAASDPDGLMLVAPSDHVIPDAQAFGAAVTAGVAAAQAGQLVTFGITPTQAETGYGYLELVDPPQGTTPAPLKRFVEKPDQTRAEAMLKDAHFMWNAGIFLFRASDIIAAFKTHATALLEPVSSAYAQAKADLGFLRLDPEHWARAEDISIDYAVMEKADNLSVVPFSAGWSDLGGWDAVWAETGPDANGVATSENATAIACHDTLLRSESAALEVVGIGLENTIVVAMPDAVLVADKSRAQDVKLAVAALKEKSALQAESFPKDHRPWGWFESLVIGQRFQVKRIHVHPGAALSLQSHHHRSEHWIVVEGTARVTVDETVKLVSENQSVYIPLGATHRMENPGKVPMVLIEVQTGSYLGEDDIIRYEDVYARD, from the coding sequence ATGAACACGATCACCCCTGTCCTGTTATGCGGCGGCTCCGGTACGCGGCTCTGGCCTCTGTCGCGCAAATCCTACCCCAAGCAATTCGCAAACCTGTTGGGGGATGAGACCCTGTTTCAGGCCTCTGCCCGCCGGCTTTCGGGGGCGGCCTATGCGCCCCCTGTGGTGGTTACGGCCTCTGATTTCCGCTTTATCGTGACTGAGCAATTGCACGGGGTCGGCATCGACCCCGGCGCGATCCTGATCGAACCTGCAGGGCGCAACACCGCCCCCGCCGTTCTGGCCGCCGCCTGTCATATCGCCGCAAGCGATCCCGACGGGCTGATGCTGGTGGCCCCGTCTGATCACGTGATCCCCGATGCGCAGGCGTTTGGGGCGGCCGTCACCGCCGGGGTCGCCGCCGCGCAGGCCGGGCAGCTGGTGACCTTTGGCATCACGCCGACGCAGGCCGAAACGGGCTATGGCTATCTGGAACTGGTGGATCCCCCTCAGGGCACGACCCCCGCGCCGCTGAAACGCTTTGTCGAAAAACCCGACCAGACCCGGGCCGAGGCGATGCTGAAAGATGCGCATTTCATGTGGAACGCCGGCATCTTCCTGTTCCGCGCCAGTGACATCATCGCGGCCTTCAAAACCCATGCAACCGCCTTGTTGGAGCCTGTTTCCAGTGCCTATGCGCAGGCCAAGGCAGATCTGGGGTTCCTGCGGCTGGACCCTGAGCACTGGGCCCGCGCCGAAGATATCTCCATCGACTATGCGGTCATGGAAAAGGCCGATAACCTCAGCGTCGTGCCGTTTTCCGCAGGCTGGTCTGATCTGGGCGGCTGGGACGCGGTCTGGGCCGAAACCGGACCGGATGCGAATGGCGTTGCGACCTCAGAGAATGCCACCGCCATCGCGTGCCACGACACGCTGCTGCGCTCGGAAAGCGCTGCGCTCGAGGTCGTGGGCATCGGGCTGGAAAACACCATCGTCGTGGCCATGCCCGACGCGGTGCTGGTGGCGGATAAATCCCGCGCGCAGGACGTGAAACTGGCCGTGGCCGCGCTGAAAGAGAAATCCGCGCTGCAGGCTGAATCCTTCCCCAAGGATCACCGCCCCTGGGGCTGGTTCGAAAGCCTCGTGATCGGCCAGCGCTTTCAGGTCAAGCGCATCCATGTGCATCCCGGCGCTGCCCTGTCGCTGCAAAGCCATCACCACCGGTCTGAACATTGGATCGTGGTGGAGGGCACGGCACGCGTCACCGTGGATGAGACTGTGAAACTCGTCAGCGAGAACCAATCCGTCTACATCCCGCTGGGGGCCACGCACCGTATGGAAAACCCCGGCAAGGTGCCCATGGTGCTGATCGAAGTGCAGACGGGCAGCTATCTGGGCGAAGACGACATCATCCGCTACGAGGATGTCTACGCGCGCGATTAA
- a CDS encoding WecB/TagA/CpsF family glycosyltransferase encodes MMNWSTDKAPVVVTVPERAGLLEDLRARFETQAGFSVATLNLDHVVKLGRDPLFQAAYARHTHVTADGNPIVWLCRLAGQRDVALIPGSELIEPVAALAAETGTKVALFGATDASLSEAAEALEAKHPGLRVVLRLAPPMGFDPDGPGADEAIRAIGESGAGLVFLALGAPKQERFAARAQETLPQAGFLSIGAGLDFISGAQKRAPKWLRAIAGEWIWRMLSNPRRLAARYGACILAMPGLTLRALRAKQ; translated from the coding sequence ATGATGAACTGGAGCACGGATAAAGCGCCTGTCGTGGTGACAGTGCCGGAGCGGGCGGGCCTGCTGGAGGATTTGCGCGCGCGGTTTGAAACGCAGGCGGGGTTTTCCGTGGCGACGCTGAACCTTGATCACGTGGTCAAGCTGGGGCGCGATCCGCTGTTTCAGGCGGCCTATGCGCGCCACACCCATGTGACCGCTGATGGGAATCCGATCGTGTGGCTCTGTCGGCTTGCCGGGCAGCGTGATGTGGCGCTGATCCCGGGGTCTGAACTGATCGAGCCTGTGGCGGCTCTGGCTGCGGAAACAGGCACTAAAGTGGCACTTTTCGGGGCAACTGATGCGTCCCTGAGCGAGGCTGCCGAGGCGCTGGAGGCAAAACATCCGGGTCTGCGCGTCGTGTTGCGGCTGGCCCCGCCCATGGGGTTTGACCCTGACGGGCCGGGCGCGGATGAGGCGATCAGGGCGATTGGTGAAAGTGGCGCAGGGCTGGTGTTTCTGGCGCTTGGCGCGCCGAAACAGGAACGCTTTGCTGCGCGCGCGCAGGAAACGCTGCCGCAGGCCGGGTTTCTCTCCATCGGCGCCGGGCTTGATTTTATCTCAGGCGCGCAAAAACGGGCACCGAAATGGCTGCGCGCAATTGCAGGGGAATGGATCTGGCGCATGCTGTCCAACCCCCGCCGCCTCGCCGCGCGCTACGGCGCTTGCATCCTCGCGATGCCGGGATTGACGCTGCGGGCGCTTAGGGCAAAGCAGTAA
- a CDS encoding VPLPA-CTERM sorting domain-containing protein, producing the protein MKLTKTLLAATFALGATLTGANATTFSNVSGNVCEGGAPIAGGTPCNPSNGDLKIGDFNTAIGNPLLELVGDTHIWGGVKHQGASTTRYFDNWTVDFGSDTYSATFNYQLTSDPFDGRIVVGGTMNGNATVVIGSGTSYEFDGSAPDAGTIDLGNLTGSVTFIIDPIFGPTNTGNELMTWDLELAQVPLPASALLLMAGLGGLGAMRRFGRKS; encoded by the coding sequence ATGAAACTTACGAAAACCCTTTTGGCTGCGACTTTCGCGCTTGGGGCTACATTAACCGGTGCGAACGCGACAACCTTTTCGAACGTATCCGGAAACGTCTGTGAGGGTGGTGCACCCATCGCCGGCGGTACACCCTGTAACCCCAGCAATGGTGACTTGAAGATCGGTGATTTCAACACGGCGATCGGCAACCCGCTGCTTGAGCTTGTCGGCGATACCCACATCTGGGGCGGCGTAAAGCACCAAGGTGCATCCACCACGAGATATTTCGACAACTGGACGGTAGATTTCGGAAGCGACACCTATAGCGCGACCTTCAACTATCAGCTCACATCAGATCCATTCGATGGTCGCATCGTGGTCGGCGGTACGATGAATGGCAATGCTACTGTCGTTATTGGCAGCGGAACGTCCTACGAATTTGACGGAAGCGCCCCTGATGCCGGGACAATCGACCTTGGCAACCTGACCGGCTCCGTCACCTTCATCATCGACCCGATCTTTGGGCCAACCAATACGGGCAACGAGTTGATGACATGGGATCTGGAACTTGCGCAAGTACCCCTGCCTGCCTCCGCGCTTCTGCTGATGGCCGGTCTCGGTGGTCTGGGCGCGATGCGCCGCTTTGGCCGCAAGTCCTGA